CAGCAGAATAGAGGCGAAGATTGAAACTTCATATGAACCAACTCCTGATGAAATTTATGTTGAAATAGAAAATGTCTCAATAGGAGAGAAAATATACATCAAAGCAAGAATACCAGAGCTTGCTCCTCCTGAACTCTATAATATTACAGTCTTAATTGATGGGGTTGAGAAGAAAGAAGTGAGGGCAGTAAATGTTGTTGAAAATATATCACAGAATTTTAAAATCGCCCATATAAGTGATTTGCATGTTGGTGATCCAAGAGGGATAAGAATAAATTTAAAGGAAAAAATTAATTTGAGAGCAATAAAGAAATGTATAGAAGAGATAAATTTAATTCATCCTGATTTTGCTATAATAACAGGCGACCTTGTTTATGGAGCAAGATATGAAGAAGAATATGAAAAATTATATGAAATACTGGAGGAGTTTGATGTTCCTTTTTATATTTGCCCTGGAAATCATGATGGATATTTTAAAGCGAGCGAGGATGGCTTTAATTTCTGGGAAAATTATTTCGGACTTAAAAATTATTCATTTAGCTATGGAAATGCACAATTTATAATGGTAAATTCATATGATTGGGATAAAAAAGATAGATTAGCTTTCTCCCTCATACCATTAAACTGGGGAGGAGCTATTAGTGATGAACAAATAAAATGGATTGAAGAAGAGCTTAAAGAGGAATATTCAATAAAATTTATATGCTTACATCACAATCCTCTCTGGGATACAAAAAATAACTCTCTTCTGGGGAAAAGCTACTATGGGAGGGAGAAATTGATTGATTTGATAAAAAATTATAGTGTAAATTTTGTGCTGGCGGGGCATGTGCATGCGGACGATGTAACTGTTTTTGGGGCTACAACATTTATAACAACTACTACTCCTTCAAGCTCCTGCAGGGATTACTGGGGATATAGAATTATTGAATTCAGAAACTGGAGCTTTTATTCCTGTAATTATAAAGAGCCAAAATATTCAATTCCTTCCTACATGCTGAATATTACCCATGAAGGAGATAAAAAAATTTTTGTTGAAAACAATCTTGAAATAAATTTAACCCTTCATCTAAAATTTTTTGTTAAATCAGGAAATTATAAAGTCATGAATGGAGAGGTTGAGCAAATAAGAGAAAAAGATGGATATATGCAAATATATGTGAGGAGCGAGGTGGAGAGGGAAAGCATTAAGGAAATATATTTAATCTGACTCAATTCTTGGAGCAAGGAGATAAGTTATTTTTATTACTCCCAATGCTTCAAAATAGATTTTTACAGGATAATTATTTCCCAAATATATTTTTGCTTCTTGGCTAGCATCTTTGGCAATCTTGATCATATCTCCTAGATAGTCTATTGGAAACATGCTCTTTACTTTATCATTGCATTTTATACTTATTAACTCTTCTTTTGAAAGTCTCAACTCAACACTATCATTATCTCCTTCTGCTCTCATTTCAAAATAATCTTTATCTCCTTCAAGAATTATATGGTCAGAGATTCCTTCTGTGCATCTTATTGTCTGATACAATTTTTCTGTTGGTGCAACAATTTCTGCGGGTAGCTCAAGAGATGGAACTTTTGTATCAGGCATTTCACTTGCATCAAGCAATCCAATTTTCTTTGTTATATTTCCAATCCTTATTATAAGGCGAGCTTCTTCCTTACCATATTTTATCTCCACCATGTCATTGCTACCCGCTATTTTTAAAATTCCAGATAGTTTTTCAAGATCAAAAGCTATCTCTTCCTCATCATCAAGCTTGTATTCATCAAAAGCATCCTTTTCTATTTTGAAGTCAATCATTCCGACATGCGCGGGGTCAACCATTCTTCCATATATTCCATCTTCCTTTATTTTTATCTTTGCTTCATCAACAAGTATTTCTATTGCATTGGTAATCAGCTTCATAAAATCCGCTTTTATTTTGCCCTGGAACATTGTTTAAATAATACTTTTCTATTTAAAAACATAGCGATGGTGATAAAATGTTAATTGATATAATAAAAAATAGGAGAAGTGTAAGGGAATATGAAAGCAGAGATGTCTCGAATGAATTAATAATCGAGCTAATAGAGCATGCCCGCCTTGCCCCTTCCGCCAAAAATCTGCAAGAATGGAAATTTATAATTGTGAAAGATAAGGAAAAAAGGCAAAAGCTCAGCGAGGCGGCGAAAAACCAGAAATTTGTGAGCGAGGCGCCGGTTGTTATAGCGGGTGTGGCTACCTATACTGATTATGTGATGAGTAATGGAATACCCGCCTGCCACATTGATGTTGCCATTGCGATGGAGCATATCGCTTTAGCTGCTGCTGAGAAAGGGCTTGGAACGTGCTGGATAGGGGCATTTTATCAAGATAAGGCAAAAGAAATTCTTAAAGTGCCGGAAAACTGTAAAATAATAGCTCTGATGACGCTTGGCTATCCAAAAGAGGATGGGAAGGAAAAAATAAGGAAAAGAATTGATGAAATAATCTGCTGGGAAGAATTTAAATGAAAATCTGGCTTAAAATTCTGTTTATGCTTTTATCCATATTTTTGATTTGCTTATTTTTGGTATGGTGGATGAATTATGAGCCATTGAAAATAGAAATAAAAAATGAAAGGAATGAGACAGTAAGCTTGGAGATTCGCCTTTTAACGCTGGATAATTATTTGATTTTCAATAAAAGCATTTCATTGAATGAAAATGAAAGCATAACAATTGAGAATGTTACTAATATGGCAAGAAATTACTATATTGAAGTAAGGGTTGGAAATGAAAGCAAAAGAGAAAAAATAACATATGGAAAATATCATGAGAAGATAGAAATTTTGATAGGAGAAGAAATAAGTATAAAGAAATAAGAGAAAAAATATCAAAATAACATTTACATCTCTTCAAGTGCTTCTATTCCGAGCAAATTCAGGCAATTCTTTAAAACTTGTCTGGTTGCATTTACAATAGCAATTCTCTCCTTTTCTTTTTCACTTCCAATAACCCTGCAATCTCTGTAAAATATGTTAAAGCGAGAAGCTAATTTGTAAGCGTATTCCGCTATAATTGAAGGATTTCTATTTTCTATGCTCTCTTTAACAATTTCCGGGAAATATGCAATTGTTTTTATTAATTCTATTTCGCTACTATGCTCATATTTTGCCCTTAATTTTTCATATTTAGCCTTTCTCAATATTGAACAGCATCTTGCATGTGCATATTGAATAAAAGGAGCACTTTCTCCTTCAAAATTCAGGGCTTCTTCCCATTTAAAAACTATTGCTTTATCTGGTTTAACCTTTATTATATTATATCTTATTGCTCCAACTGCAACATTTCTTGCAATATATTCAATTTTGCTTTCATCTTCCTTCCTTCTTTTTTTAACTTCTTCCTTTGCTCTTTCAATTGCTTCTTCAAAAAGATCATCTAAATAAATTACCCTCCCTCTTCTTGTTGACATTTTTCCTTCTGGAAGAGAAACAAAAGCATAAAATATATTTTCAGGAGTTTTTTTATTCAAAATTTTTAAAATTATCTCAACACATTTTGCCTCAAGTTTATGATCCTCTCCCAATACATTTATCATTATGTCCGCTCTTTCTCCTTTCCATATATGATATGCAACATCTCTAAGGGGATAGAGAGAAGTTCCATCACTTCTGGTTAGGAAGAATTTATTGTCCATTCCAGAAATATTAAAAGATGTCAAGTCAAGATAAAAAGCATTTTCCTCCTCCTTTATGCAATCTGAACCTGAAATTTCCCTGATTAATTTTTCAACACTTCCATCTATAACAAATCTTGATTCTTCAACAAATTCATCTATCCTTATGTTTATATTTTCAAGTGATTCTTTTATTCCAGATAGAACTTTTTCATATACTTCTCTTATTTCCTCTAAAATTTTCTTATCCCCCCTTTCACATCTCCTTACTATTTCATTTATTTCATTTTTAACTTTCTCCTCTTTCTCCATTAATTCAAACGCTTTCTTGTAATATTCAACAAAAATATGATCCATCTTTTTATTTTCTTCCTCAATCCTTAAATTTTTAACTCCCCAGAAAAGAATCGCCACCTGCTTCCCCATATCATCAACATAATATTGAGTTACAACTTCATATCCTCCAAATTTCAGCAATCTTGCTATTGTATCTCCAATTATTGGATTTCTTGCCCTTCCAACATGCAATGGACCGTTT
This Thermoplasmatales archaeon DNA region includes the following protein-coding sequences:
- a CDS encoding metallophosphoesterase, whose protein sequence is MKKIFAFTLTLLLLTITPPSLPKSFSFEIFYPKMGYPAIVERGGSFEIIISKVDFSRIEAKIETSYEPTPDEIYVEIENVSIGEKIYIKARIPELAPPELYNITVLIDGVEKKEVRAVNVVENISQNFKIAHISDLHVGDPRGIRINLKEKINLRAIKKCIEEINLIHPDFAIITGDLVYGARYEEEYEKLYEILEEFDVPFYICPGNHDGYFKASEDGFNFWENYFGLKNYSFSYGNAQFIMVNSYDWDKKDRLAFSLIPLNWGGAISDEQIKWIEEELKEEYSIKFICLHHNPLWDTKNNSLLGKSYYGREKLIDLIKNYSVNFVLAGHVHADDVTVFGATTFITTTTPSSSCRDYWGYRIIEFRNWSFYSCNYKEPKYSIPSYMLNITHEGDKKIFVENNLEINLTLHLKFFVKSGNYKVMNGEVEQIREKDGYMQIYVRSEVERESIKEIYLI
- a CDS encoding DNA polymerase sliding clamp — its product is MFQGKIKADFMKLITNAIEILVDEAKIKIKEDGIYGRMVDPAHVGMIDFKIEKDAFDEYKLDDEEEIAFDLEKLSGILKIAGSNDMVEIKYGKEEARLIIRIGNITKKIGLLDASEMPDTKVPSLELPAEIVAPTEKLYQTIRCTEGISDHIILEGDKDYFEMRAEGDNDSVELRLSKEELISIKCNDKVKSMFPIDYLGDMIKIAKDASQEAKIYLGNNYPVKIYFEALGVIKITYLLAPRIESD
- a CDS encoding nitroreductase family protein, whose product is MLIDIIKNRRSVREYESRDVSNELIIELIEHARLAPSAKNLQEWKFIIVKDKEKRQKLSEAAKNQKFVSEAPVVIAGVATYTDYVMSNGIPACHIDVAIAMEHIALAAAEKGLGTCWIGAFYQDKAKEILKVPENCKIIALMTLGYPKEDGKEKIRKRIDEIICWEEFK
- a CDS encoding arginine--tRNA ligase; translation: MKYTYERFYEEVKNGIKKAIKKIYGIEYEVKIEKQKVGDASFACFSLSKEVKKSPIEIAEEISKSIEGNLIKRVEAINGYVNFYIDEEKLAEETLNFIDEMGENFGSFEKKGKRVIVEHTSANPNGPLHVGRARNPIIGDTIARLLKFGGYEVVTQYYVDDMGKQVAILFWGVKNLRIEEENKKMDHIFVEYYKKAFELMEKEEKVKNEINEIVRRCERGDKKILEEIREVYEKVLSGIKESLENINIRIDEFVEESRFVIDGSVEKLIREISGSDCIKEEENAFYLDLTSFNISGMDNKFFLTRSDGTSLYPLRDVAYHIWKGERADIMINVLGEDHKLEAKCVEIILKILNKKTPENIFYAFVSLPEGKMSTRRGRVIYLDDLFEEAIERAKEEVKKRRKEDESKIEYIARNVAVGAIRYNIIKVKPDKAIVFKWEEALNFEGESAPFIQYAHARCCSILRKAKYEKLRAKYEHSSEIELIKTIAYFPEIVKESIENRNPSIIAEYAYKLASRFNIFYRDCRVIGSEKEKERIAIVNATRQVLKNCLNLLGIEALEEM